acagacggacggacggacggacggacatggctgaatcgaattttttttcgatactgatgatttttatatatggaagtttatatctatctcgattcctatatacctgtacaaccaaccgttatccaatcaaagttaatatactctgtgagctcttctcaactgagtataataataattttttaaatttaccgCGACTGAAGTTCGATCCTTCGCACTTTGGGATcggtgttgccagaaaaaaaatttctttggggctagaatctagaaaaaaagggctagaaagagctaaatttcttcaagaaaatccaaaacctgttgcaaaaagagctaaaagtatatgtatatttttcaatgtaagttttcacatttatttcaaactcACAATGTTAGGTTACCAAAATGCAGTGTTacattatttgttcaatgtaagcttaaattgttattttggtgaatttcgttgatttGGTGAGTTTTTTTGTGACTTTCacttactgaataccgaaatcatctccattcacaaaaattgtctctaatgaaaaatctcaaatttagagagaTGAGATGGGACTGAGTTACTGAATTCATTCGTAAACCTGATTCACTGCTTGCTCTGTTGAATCTCAGTTGCTTCGCTCGCACAATATTTTAGTAAACGATCAATCATCTAAAAATTGTTAAATGGAACCTACGTCTCTTACAACAACATCCCTAGAAAACCTAAGCAGAATAATTTTAATTTGAGTGAGTTATAACGTAGCACGTTTAGTATTGTTATTGCTATTATCTTCTCTTCTTTGATACTTCCAGGGGAAGCAGTTAGAAGTAAATGGAAAACGCTCCGAGATACCTATAGGAAGGAGCTTCAAAAACGtgcaaaattaaatgaaaatgaaacaGGAAACTTGGCCAGAAGTTCGAATTGGACATTATTGAGGAACTGGAAATATTTTACTAATCTTTCGTTCCTCCGTGATCAATTCGAGGCTGGACGAAATGGGAAATTTGAAATGATTGATTCAGCTTCCGATTCCCAACCATTTAAAAGAATGCGAAGCGAAAGTCCAACAATTCCTGTGATTAACCAATCTGAGTACAGAAAAGAGCCTGATACACAATATACGTCTACGGAATATTGCTACGGCAGTACTCCTCAAAACTTTCGGGGAATATTTTTGCCATTACAAAAACAGCAACCTCCATACTCGAAAGTAGAAGGAGCCGATGTAACATCCACGGAAATGAAGCCAGAACAAATAAAAAACGTAGCAAAAATTGATAATGCCGAAGATTATGAAGATAtgcattttttcaaaagtttattACCACATGTTAAACAACTTTCGCCGCAACAAAAAATGCTATTGCGAATGAAGCTGCAAGGGGTTGTATACGATTTTGTATACACACAAAGAAAGACAGAGGATCTTAACCCGACGGACACTGAATATTCTATAAAACATCATTCTGAGTAAAGTATAgctttataaatttatatagttCCTAGTTTTAAAGctttataatgattttttttatttaaaatgaacaactGATTTACCATACTAAGTTACTAGccttaaaattcaaataaaaaaaatcctaGTAAGACAATACTTAAATATATATTGTAtggaattttggggaattccgcttattccaaacattctgctaacgttcgaatcgctaaactgttgaataaataactccaatattcaataatgcaaaatggtgtttataagactactttgagagtacttcacaataacacttatacttcacaaccaatagcgtgcttaaatcaaaactcattagtcatgcctcagcttgcgctgcttttatactctcggtttcctcgttcacccatttttcCTAAAGCTGCAAGTATGCCCCGACGTGTGTCGTACGTACGGACgcttgtcgtacgaaacacgcttgaccgaaccctcaagcccgtgtgcgtctgtgtacatgtatataacatatttgtgtgtgtattgtttagagcaaagcactgttgccattgaccagtttgcatgcatgcttatgcaaacatcaacttttggaattacaatttttcatggtgcaaatggcagaaacaaatactgaataagaatttctagttcatttagttgtaacctccaattttatataataattttgggatatttcaacaaaatgttAACCAATATTTAGGGGTTTTTGTATagtaactgcaaacggtcaaaaattagcgcacaaaagtttactcggcaactctgtctagtgagagagcgatcagttGACACGTTCttgggaaaaaatcaaaattggtttgatttctacgttccggacttcgtacgtacgtgcgttgaacgtcggtgagtttgcgtttacattgcacactcatgttaggtcgtgtcagctgatacgttttttctacgtacgttcatGGGCAACTGACgcttaaggtctagtaatttcgcgaacttcatgcttggttaccagccatatacatgtatatttgtagtttgtagccatatgcgtgtgtatatgtgagtactacttcgggtGATGATTACGTGTTTttgtatctctccgttgccttgtatgtatgtgtgtaaatgatgattgacttgtttacgtacatacaagtggctgcttagtatcggctgagtgatgctagtatcagcttagtgatgttaatattcgtcacacttccctccacctaagtctgatcgtcccgatcagacaaatctctcgatccaaccgctgctagcctctccaaatgaactacccttctatttcgtggtttcccaattggttgtatgcggtagatggcatcactgatcctcttcacaactttgtatgggcctaaccaactgcaccaaaatttggatggcaCACCTTTCCGCCGGTCAGGGCGgcataacagtaccaaatccccCTCTAacaaaccttccgaattgttgttcttgtcaaacctgtgtttgatcttactactcattaccctggttcgttccctcacactctgttgtttggccaatgaacttgcGCTTGACAGTTTGGCTTCGCATAAtaagtatcgttccgacgttgcacaacagtagtgcgccctggcttgaaaccacccttggaTTTTTTCTGGggaattctttcgttcgttttagtgcgtccattagggtttgtcaatgccagtgtatTCCTCGCAGTTACTTTCggctttgatttgtttggcccattcgttccatcaacctttgcccgatctactttctttgacttttgtgctctctgtcgaatctcctccaccagcactcgcttactgctgaactctttctccaaactgaagttaagtagcatatccttgttcttatagcacATAATCCTTctcggcatatcgatcctgatgtcatggtcaactaagaagttcactcccaatatgactttatcaacgatctccgccacaacgaatttgtgtagaaccgtggcCTTTCCAATTacgacttcacatatcacttctccctggacttggttatactcgccagtgaccgtacgccaGGTAATGTCTTTACTCTCCTGTTTACCAAATCAggtcggattaaggaatgagatgcgcccgtatctacagtcagtacacgctccttgccatccacatttcctctgacggtaagactgctccattttcttccgatttgtgatacagagatAACGGACATTCCACAGCTGGAGcaagctctcgatctttacatctaggctcatctcctccagctttgcacttaagaccatccatgctgttggaaccactagggTCAAGACCGCAATGACGTGTAATGTGACCTAGCTTcccacatttgaagcatttgataactctttcactccgcttttccgatcctttcagtgcctccaatattgtgttcacccagtctggcctttctacttctacaagGCGTGCtatgaaagctggcttacacagaagcgatgctgtttcctgaatcagagcatgtgataccggtTCTGCGattgtaggttttgggtttgcgtatgtagctcgcttcgtttcgacgtcccgtatgccatttataaagctctggatttttaccctctcggtgtattccacgggtgcgtccgcatatCCTAGATGAGACGGCCTTTCGACacccgacgcaaactcctgcaaagtctcattcgctttttggtaacggttttgcaactcaatttggtatatctgttttctatactCGCTTCCATAaagtctctcgacagcggccatcaatgcttcataactgttccgttcgtactctggaatagtctttaagatttcagctgcaggccctttcaatgccacgaacagtgcagcaactttatcttccgcattccagttgttcactgctgacgtcttctcaaattggagcttaaatacctggaaagtaACAGAGCCGTCATAAGATGGAGTTTTTTCCTTCGGactgcttgctgaaacagctgggcgatttagttgtaactgctccatacgacctatTAATGCTTCTCtgtcggcatcaattttgtcttcgagttgtaaaatttttacatcCTGCTcctccagtttcgcaaagagctgcgatgatacctgttccgaaatttgtggcgatatttcagatatacgtgcctcttgcgcttccagttgagatgccatatatgtattctgttcttcattgtgcttcaatcttcgatgttatgcgtgtctcctgcgatttcaGTTag
The DNA window shown above is from Eurosta solidaginis isolate ZX-2024a chromosome 2, ASM4086904v1, whole genome shotgun sequence and carries:
- the LOC137240692 gene encoding uncharacterized protein isoform X1, with protein sequence MKIEELISAVYVRNSLWDQNDDCHRNRFVLDKLWDEVAAQMGSTREAVRSKWKTLRDTYRKELQKRAKLNENETGNLARSSNWTLLRNWKYFTNLSFLRDQFEAGRNGKFEMIDSASDSQPFKRMRSESPTIPVINQSEYRKEPDTQYTSTEYCYGSTPQNFRGIFLPLQKQQPPYSKVEGADVTSTEMKPEQIKNVAKIDNAEDYEDMHFFKSLLPHVKQLSPQQKMLLRMKLQGVVYDFVYTQRKTEDLNPTDTEYSIKHHSE
- the LOC137240692 gene encoding uncharacterized protein isoform X2 yields the protein MKIEELISAVYVRNSLWDQNDDCHRNRFVLDKLWDEVAAQMGSTREAVRSKWKTLRDTYRKELQKRAKLNENETGNLARSSNWTLLRNWKYFTNLSFLRDQFEAGRNGKFEMIDSASDSQPFKRMRSESPTIPVINQSEYRKEPDTQYTSTEYCYGSTPQNFRGIFLPLQKQQPPYSKVEGADVTSTEMKPEQIKNVAKIDNAEDYEDMHFFKSLLPHVKQLSPQQKMLLRMKLQGVVYDFVYTQRKTEDLNPTDTEYSIKHHSE